The following proteins are co-located in the Palaemon carinicauda isolate YSFRI2023 chromosome 3, ASM3689809v2, whole genome shotgun sequence genome:
- the LOC137638602 gene encoding nucleolysin TIAR-like isoform X2: MAHSEQNRTLYVGNLDTSVTEDLIMMLFGQLGEVRSCKMFREPTTDPYCFVEFSDHVTALNAITMMNDKVLQNKKMRVDWATGQGNKNKYTKVDTSKHHHVYVGDLSPEIDEQALREAFQVFGEISDCKVVKDPQSFKSRGYGFVVFVKKMDAETSISAMNGQWLGRKMIKTRWATRKPANTPNETKPELKKLNYEEVYNQTTPTNMTVFCGGLKQDITEEMLKKTFQPHGQIEKIKIFKEKGYAFIKYTSKESACQAIVELHSTNLNGQIIRCSWGKDTGGEQGGNLGPEQNGAQPSMHSYANGQGFTNQMGQMGYWQYYPQQMPYNQVPYNQYSYGYQPNPGYMWMGWGQQGWGQPGQQAPPAPQQGQPQ; the protein is encoded by the coding sequence ATGGCACACTCGGAGCAGAATAGGACGCTGTACGTGGGAAACCTCGACACTTCCGTCACCGAAGACCTCATCATGATGTTGTTTGGCCAGCTCGGAGAGGTCCGTAGCTGCAAGATGTTTAGAGAACCTACCACAGACCCTTATTGCTTTGTAGAATTTAGCGATCATGTTACTGCATTGAATGCAATAACTATGATGAATGATAAAGTGCTACAAAACAAAAAAATGCGAGTGGATTGGGCGACAGGTCAGGGTAACAAAAACAAGTATACTAAAGTAGACACTAGTAAGCATCACCATGTATATGTTGGTGACCTTAGTCCAGAAATAGATGAGCAAGCATTAAGGGAAGCTTTTCAGGTTTTTGGTGAAATCTCAGACTGTAAAGTAGTTAAGGATCCTCAAAGTTTTAAATCTAGAGGTTATGGTTTTGTTGTATTTGTGAAGAAGATGGATGCTGAAACAAGTATCAGTGCAATGAATGGCCAGTGGCTTGGCCGGAAAATGATCAAGACGCGTTGGGCCACAAGGAAGCCTGCCAACACTCCAAACGAGACAAAGCCAGAACTTAAAAAACTGAATTATGAAGAAGTGTATAACCAAACTACACCCACAAATATGACTGTGTTTTGTGGGGGCTTGAAACAAGACATTACAGAAGAAATGCTGAAAAAGACTTTCCAACCACATGGGCAGATAGAGAAGATAAAGATATTTAAAGAGAAGGGTTATGCTTTCATCAAGTACACTAGTAAAGAGAGTGCTTGTCAGGCTATTGTTGAGCTTCATAGTACTAATTTGAATGGCCAAATAATCAGGTGCTCATGGGGGAAAGACACGGGAGGGGAGCAAGGGGGAAACTTGGGCCCAGAACAAAATGGGGCACAGCCTAGTATGCACAGTTATGCTAATGGTCAAGGGTTTACCAATCAAATGGGGCAGATGGGATATTGGCAATATTACCCACAGCAAATGCCATATAACCAGGTGCCATACAATCAATATTCGTATGGTTATCAGCCAAACCCTGGTTACATGTGGATGGGATGGGGACAGCAAGGTTGGGGCCAGCCAGGTCAGCAAGCACCCCCCGCCCCGCAACAGGGCCAACCTCAATAA